In Aedes albopictus strain Foshan chromosome 3, AalbF5, whole genome shotgun sequence, the genomic window tccaagaacaatttttctgtatagaaataatttccacagatgttctaggtcctccaagaacttccacgagtaaagacctgaagatctacaagcgttgtcaatggtttgttgtcacattactgatacagtgtagcgtcctacaggtccagggagcatagttgtgtagagaaataatttccacagatgatctaggacccccaagaacttccgcgagtaaaggccttaagatctacaaacattatcaatggtttgttggcacattactgatatagtgtagctTCCTAGAGGTCCAgcgagcatagttctgtagagaaataattttcacagatgatctaggacctccaagaactttcgagagtgaaggccttaagatctacaagcataatcaatggattgttgttacatttctaatacgttgtaacatgctacaagtccatgaaccatttttctgtatagaaataatttccacagatgttctaggtcctccaagaacttccatgagtaaagacctgaatatctacaagcgttattaatggtttgttgtcacaatactaatacattgtagcgtcctacaggtccagggagcctagttctgtagagaaataatttccaatgataatctaggacctccaagaacttccgcgagtaaaggccttaagatctacacacgttatcaatggtgtgttgccacattactgatacagtgtccagggagcatagttatgtagagaaaaaaattccaaagatgatctaggagctccaagaacttccgcgagtaaaggccttaagatctacaagcgtaatcaatggattgttgttacatttctaatacgttgtaacatgttacaggtccatgaaccatttttctgtatagaaataatttccacagatttttctgtatagaaataatttccacagatgttctaggtcctccaagaacttccatgagtaaagacctaagatttataagcgcaatcaatacaagttcccaagaacttccgcgagtttagacctgaagatctacaagcgttatcaatggtttgttgtcacattactgatacagtatagcgtcctaaaggtccagggagcatagttctattgagaaataattgccaaacatcttctaggtactccaaggacttccatgagccgcaagagtacttggaagacataaagcattcttggaaatcaagactctacagaactgtcttccatggacctgtaggatgttgcaccgcatcagtaatgcaacagaagtccattgataatgcttattgatcttaaggccttaactcgcgaaagatcttggattacctagaaaatctttgaaaataacttctctatagaaccgtgatccataaatctgtatgatgttAGACCGTAGGAATTCCTTAGTAAGATTTAaatggagttcatggaagaatttctgaaaaaaacccttggaggaatttctgaataaattgtctttctaattcttgaagaaatcccagaaaatattcttgaacgaagcccttcaagattatgtgaaactatcttagggattttttctgaaatagttctagaaaaagttgctaaagaaattgctgaaaactctccctcggaaacccatgattgaactcctacaaggatttattaaaaaatatttagaaacattccaagagaaatgtctttccaaaattcatggaggatgttctgaaagaattccaggaggagttcatgaacatatttttaaaggggTTCCTAAAAGACTGTCTTAAGAAAAACTTTaacagtaaaggaaatttccaaagaaattacctatgtaacaacaattgattgaatacgctagaaaatgtaacaacaattgattgaatacgctagtagatcttcaggcctatactcgcggaagttcttggaggtcctagaatatcttggaaaagtacgtctctacagaactatgctctaaagacctgtaggatgttgcaccgtatcagtaatgtaactacaatccatcgattacgcttgtagatcttttggccactactcgcggaagttcttggatgccctaagatatccttgaaaattacttatcttcagaactatgttccatggacctgtaggatgctacaccgtatcagtaatgtaactacaattcaTCGATTACTCTTGTAGaccttaaggccactactcgcgaaagttcttggtttgcctagaatatccttgaaaataacttctcttcagaactatgctccatggacctgtaggatgtaacaccgtatcagtaatttaacaaaaatccatttattacggttgtagatcttgaattctttattcgcggaaattcttggatgacctagagcatatttggggagtttcttttctacagaattatgctccatggatctgtaggataaaacaccgcatcaataatatagcaaaaataattgattacgctcgtagattttcaggcctgtattctcggaagttcttgcggccctagaatatctttgaaaactacgtctctacagaactatactctaaggacctgtagaatgttgcaccgtattagtaatatgactacaatccatcgattacgcttgtagatcttaaggtctttattcgcggaagttcttggatgccctagaatatccttgaaaacaacatctcttcagaactatgctgcatagacatgtaggatgttacaccgtatcagtaatgtaactgcaatccatagattacgcttgtagatcttaagaccactactcgcggaagttcttggatgccctaagatatccttgaaaataacttctcttcagaactatgctccatggacctgtaggatgttacaccgtatcagtaatttaacaaaaatccatttattacggttgtagatcttgaattctttattcgtggaaattaCCAGttttgctcctgcccaaatggtcccagtccCTATTGAAAGCAGATATCGGGCGGGAGATAACTCTCCTACTCTTACCAGAACCGTACGTAACAGAATTACTTTGCACCAAATACCACAATTCCTGACATGAACCGCTCCCACCGCCTTCAAGATCCCTGCTCAGTTTTCTCTGCAGAGGCTGCAGCGGTTTTCATCGCCTCTACTACTCCATCTCCAAAGCCAATTCTCGTTCTGACGGACTCAGCCAGCGTTATTGCAGCCTTATCGTCCGACGTAGCACGACACTCATGGATGGATTCAAGCTATACAGTTGCAAGCTCAGCCCGATACAGTATTCACATGGATCCCTGGTCATTGCGTAATCCGCGGCAATGAAAAGGCTGACGAATTGGCAGCTAATGGAAGAACTGGAACTTTCTTCACAAACGATGTACCTGGGTGGGATTTGAAACATTGGGTCACCACGATGCTGAACAATTCCTGGTTGATCGAATGGCTCGAGAGATCTCTGCcaacgaaaaataaaaaatagtacgACTCACTGGGACGATCACCGGGAGCAGAAAATTCTCTCGATGTACAGGCCACACTATCTGAAAGAAATCGACCTATACTTTACCGAAACATTTGAACGACAAATTCGCTGAAgccacattccacgcgttacgttttgcttccaaaaatgatTATGTTGTTAGATACATGCTGAcaagcatatcaaacgatcagatttgaatagaagattcaattTCTACTTTCTAATTGAGAATTTAACCTTTTCACTTTGAAAGAattacagcgtaacgggacaccatcgtaaaaaatgatcaattttgacttaacgccaagaaatttgctactttctcgaaACAGTTTCCAAAGTTTCAAATAGTATTAGAATAATATAAGTACCTAatcatcttcattttggtgcaaaaagaatcaaaatcgacagcaggatCCCGAAAATATCATTCatcgaagttcaaaaaccgcggtgtagaagtgcgtggaatgtgtctgaaGACTATACCATGCATTGTGCCCTGACCACGAAAAGTATCAACGGAATAACACACTACCAAAATCTAAAATGAAGACACTGGTAAACGCATCCGGACTATCCAATGGAAACATTCCCGTTTATTATACGTCTACTCCTTTTTCTGTCCAGAAGGGCTAGTGTAATGCCCTCTCTCgatacagagatgaaccagcccccggctgaaaatctctttaatacagttaaataaataaattttaccaacactgccttCAACTATACCTACAGCAGGGACAAATGCAACGTAGCGTTCTAATGAACGGAGCTCCACGGAACAACCTTTCGTTAAACACGAATTGCAAATCAATGCTAGATGCCTAAAAACGGTCGCTACCAACAGAAACTTATTCATTTCAATATTATTGTTCCAATAAATAGTACCTACTTCAAAAATGTGTTTCCTTGACCTATCCTAAACATTCAATCTCACAGATTCGCGTAATACTATTGAACTATTTGTCGGTCTTACTTGAGTGGCATTTGTTTGGGATTTGCATGTCGACCGACAAATCAGATAGTATAAACGGGGCAAACCTAAGCTACTAGTGCGCTATGCTGATGTGAACAAAGAGATAGGTGAGCGATACTTCCGGCATAATTCAAAAAGGGTCTCGAATAGGGATTGCATCGTAGACTTCCGGTTTGGTAGCGAAGCAGTAATGCGAATCCATCTTTAGCTGGTCCACGCTGTCGCGGGTTTTCCTATACACTGACGGAAATACAATTCATACCTACCCTTGCAGGAGACTGGCCATTTCTCAACGAATCCATTGTAAACACACACGTACACCAAACGTATTCAGCTTTGTTTTCAACCGATTATCTGTATTTTTTCCACTCGAGTTTACTTCCTTACTGCCTTAATAAAAAGAATGTGTTTTCGCGACGAAGACGACGTTCGGCTTACGCCCTCAGGATGCAGGCACCGCCAGCCATCTTGATCTTGTTCTCGGCCTTCCGGGAGAAGAACTTGGCCTTAACGATGATGGGCTGCTTGGGGATGTGTCCCGTGCCGAGCAACTTGAAGTAACCCTGCGAGGGAAATACGGAAACGAATGGACGGGCATTAGTTAGGAAAGTTCAGAGATTTGTTATGATGCATATATGTAGTTGGCATGACATTATTATTCAGAAATGTACAATCAACAGGATTGTTTGCATGAAAAAGTACACTGTATGCATTCTGACCGCCCGTACATCGAAATCATCATTATAGAATGTCATTGCTATTGAAATGATCAAATAGAAGAAAAGAATAACTTACGAATTTAACTAGGTCGACCACTGGCACCTTGGTCTGGTCCTTCTTGCACTCAATGCGCTTGTCCTCACCGACCAGCGACCACAGCTTGGTCAGGTTGATCGTGGGGCAGTACTTGTGGTTGCGGTTCAGATGGAAGTTCCTCATACCGACCTTTCCGAAGTATCCAGGATGGTACTTGTCGAAGTTGATACGATGATGGTGCATACCACCAGCGTTACCGCGACCACCAGGGTGCTTACGGTGCTTGCCTAGAAAGAAGGAAGATGTCCTTTAATCTCACACATAACCTTGATCATTGTGGCAAGGGCGCTTGCTGAGTTTCTTGATTTTGTTGGTCACTGTTTACAAGCACAGTGGCCAACAAACATCCCTAATCTCTAAGCCGGAAACGGAACCGGATTGAAGATCAGAGGCAAGTTTCGAATAAAGCTTGAAGGCACACTCACCATCAATCACTACTGTACTCGGCAAGCGCTCTGTTGTAAACATCCGAACTTACCGATACGACCATGACCGTGGCTGACGTGACCACGTAGCTTCCTGGTCTTCTTTCTCTGGCGTAGATTCTAGAGCAATGCACAGAAGAAATAAAAACGGATTAGTCCTGGAGTCCACACTCCCATAACCACTGTAAACACTGCGCTGCATTTGCTGGTCCGCCTACCCGATACGTCAAGCTCGCATCTCTCTCTCTACACTCGCGACGACGACGTCCCAACACTTCCGAAAAAGTACCAATTTTCACCCATAATCACCAACGATTCGGCACAAATTCACACTCCCGGCAACCAGCAAACACAGCGCTTCCCGCTCCCACTGGACACAACCGGACACTTACGACCATTGTGGACGAAAGAGGGAAAAACTTTACGCTGCTACCACCGAAATGTGTTCGACAGCAACCAAGTTTACCGGAAAAAGAACGCAAGAGCCGTCCCAGTGACAGCGCGATGACGTTTAGGGTACTGTTTCCGGTGAGGGTGGTGAGTTAGGCGGTGACAGCTGTCTTTTTATGGTGGGCTTGTCGGAATGTGTGATTATTTTGGTGGTGAAATCAGATCGTGAGTCCAGTGAGCTTGAAAAGTGTAGGTTTCAAATATGATATACACGGAGAAATATATTGACggttttcttgagtgattcctggcagaaactttcttcggtttGCTATTTATCAGGGAGGGTGTatgcacgtcaaactcgaacaaactacgcctacctaacatgcatcgagcgggccttcccaaacaacacaatgcgattttgcaggccatccccatcggcaacacaaaccgattttcaagcaggattcgaccaagGCCCAGGTCTCGTTGCCAgtcgacactaacacactcgcaaaagatgagcagtaagTAGGCttgcagtaggcctaccttgccgcttgcgggtcTCCTGgttgctactgcgtactgcgatcgaagaaaaaccggttacttgagcgattcaggcaaggaatttcccatgcatcaagataggctgagaaattccttctgatctgcaaacagcgctttaacgcgacgatttgaatccgtcgcggaaatagagttaataaactatagaggacgaatgtcgctggcgtcgccgccgcaacatcttttgctggcggagataggcagaaatataaatgtcaaagcgaataagtatgcagtttgacagatagatacccggcgtGTTAAGGTGGACTGTTCAACCGCCAATTTAAATATAATGGGAATGCAGAACGCTATCGGTGAATGATGCGGCGAACGTGTTCCGCTTTGTTGTTGTTCAGTGTTGTTTAGTACTGCAGCATAATTGTACACATATCACGTACAGTAGAAGAAGTGCAACAGAGATGAGAGTGTTTTTGTTGATTGCGCTTTGATTAGGCAGTTGTCTAGAAAGATGGTGTTTTCTCCATCGTATtaatattgagggatttgcacaaaagtgcacgcggcctatcgtttCCGAAAGGTACAACCGCGGTTTTCACCCCCTGTTTACTTCatgcttatgggaaataacattgcggcgtttcctaggggtgcggctgttcctttcgaaaacgatagaccgcgtgaacttttgtgcaaagcccctttttgaaatgatttcaacgaccgcgcggtgtttacgtttcaagaaatctgacaatagaaTTGTGAACGtttaatagaccattcccgtcgtaaatttttatgtgctctacggctttcTGCCAATTTATTGAGCAAACTTTCCCAAACAACCCCCATGTTTTGaagcctctaactattgaaaaacagcaaaaatAGTGCTAAGCTCTTGTTGCGGCGGCAATTTGGTGTTTGGTGAAACTGGTAACGCTATGATCTAATAGGAATCAATTAAATGTACTGGGATCGCAAGAAGATTTAGTAGTAAGATACACGTCGAGTTGGCGAGTTCGTTCCTCTACCGGTGAAAAATaggaaactatcatgtaagttaaTTTTAGTGAAAATGTAATATAAAGTTAATTGAATGAATTATATTTCATATAGCATTGAAGCTACCGTAAAAAGTTGCTTTCGATATGTGTTTCGATCCGGAGAAAACTCGCGCCAACAAACTCCAATGATGATAATCATCAATACAAAGGACTCGCCATGTATAGTCAAGTTGAAAGCCTTAAAAAAAGGCTCGAGGAACTTGAGAAGCGGGAGCAGATTTGGCGAGAGCAGCAGCGGGATAAAGAAAGGCGTGCAAAGGAGGATTTCGAACGCCAAATAGCTCAAATTGAGGAAGATTTCGCGGTAGCTGTGGAACGCCTAGAACTTGAATTTAGCGCAAAGAAAAAGGCACTACTCAATCTACATAGTGCAAAAGATGGACACGGTAAAACGGTTGCAGTTGCACCTCCCGTTTCGTGTAATGGAAGTGCTCAACAGATCGCATGTACCAATGGACCAAGTTTCAATACATCGATTTCCACGAAGTATATGGTAGCCCATCAAACAAAAAAGCTGCCGGGAATTTCAACTGACTCACGAAATCATGTAGCAGTTAGGAAGCATGTAACTCGTGAAGTTATTCAAAAAGTAACAGTGAataattcgcgactacgaagatGGCAGCATCGTACCTTCGTTGGTGCGAAACCGAACTTTTACAAGCAGAAAAAGGTACTCATCCACGTGCTTCAATATTACGGTGAATGCGACGACGTTCCAAAATACAACGGCAACGATGAAGCAGCTGATACCAAACAATGGCCAGAACGTTGCAGAATAAGACTATTTGTTTTCGATCCCGGTGGATAGACATATGAATAGCGTTTAGAATGCGGCTGTGAGCTAAGCTAGAAAGATAAACATCGATCGTAGAGAGAGGATACTGGCTGATTCATTATTTTCGCGTGATGGTTTCGGGATGCTCATATCGCGTTGTAGTGCACAGTGGGTAGGTTGTAAGTGCACAGTGGTACAGAAATGTTAAATTATGTGTTTTACCAGTTTCACGGGTGGGAGAATGTTGCGGCGGCTCGTGAAATAttttagtgaaactggcaacacataTTTGGTAGTGATTGTTTTGTATTAGATTTCATCCCCATTGTGATAGGCAGTAGGCAGTTGGTTAATTACAATCGGTTGGAGTGTTTGTGTCTTTAAGAGTAGCGGCAGGGAAACTATCATGTAAGATCTTTACTGTATTTTATAAgcacattttgtataaaaatataaatatattgcaGCATTGGAGCTGACGTGAAGTAAACGCTGCTTTCAATATGGGTTTCGCCGAACTTGAGATAACTGCCTCCAACAAAATTTTACACCGCTTTCCTCTTTAGTTTTTATTTTGGTGAAAGTGCGTTTGATCCCGTCCTCCCCCCTCTGACGTTTCTCTTGTGAGGTGAATTTTGCGTCAGCTGTTTGGTCCAGGGGGCCAGCgaaaggcaaaatccccgtagctcacaacaaaaacacgttcaaaattgtttgtgctgaaaattgatgcattacacaatttcttactgatttatttgctatctctgcgttgtcgtgtaatttcgaacgattgcacgctaaaattttgataaccttttgctagttttacacgttttactcaagtaataacttatggtaatgacctgagacgagaccggacaactggcttcttattgatcttctttccttccaaaatgtttgttgtttatttacgtttcgctccgatcgtcgttcgggctagtgctgccaaacattttatgttgcttcaagattcaagtttttttacggatgaaacatgaatgagaaGTGCCCATAAATTTTGTCATGAGTTTGGGGGGACGGGCAAATGAAGAAAACTTCCAAAATTGATTATCCATAGCGTGTTCgtaaatcaaaactaatgaaggattagttctaaatgatatttgtgaacataattctttaaaaaaaataccttaacgctaaagctagattttcttcaaaattgatgacgtatcacgattttcatacaaaatagtcaccgttgagatgctgtaactctgCTTCCTGGTGAAATATTAGGCTTACTACATTTTGATGAGAAgaaacgtcttcggttttgatttaagctaaatatttttgttttttatagcatcagctacaaaacaaacaaggtcaaattgttcaaaataggGCCACTTCCAAATTCATCATCGAAAAGAAGCGAGAAGGCACCGATTCATTGCCTTCTTCTGAtgttattaggggctgtccatttattacgtaagggcatTTTCACGGTTTTCGACActcccacccccccttgtaagattttttgcatGAGAACCCACATATTTTTATATggtgcgtaagatttctcaaacccccctcccccccctaaaacccttacgtaattaatggacagccccttataagtgctcatttctaacaaaaatacaaaaaatagtgaaaaaaaacaAACCGCGCTTCAATCTTTCATTTTGAGTAGGATTGAATTGATAAAGCAACCCCCCGAGCAGTTGAAACAATCTCCGTAATAACAGTTTttgaatgttgaattttttgtcaaattttcaatACATTTAATTAATTATTACGAATGAAAAATTAATTCTCTTTCATTATTATAATACACTTTTAccataatgaaaatgtatgcggaccgtattttcaatcgcttttgacaacactgtccacacgcggtcgggaacggtcggatggtttttgcttttttctaatagcatgaaatcaaccaatcagcagctggtccgttttggccccatatcgagctacctattgactggtctcgtttcaggtaatgactaattcgcaaatgtcgtgcacatcccagTTCTGTCAGAGtacccaaaagtgtcaatttcccaaacatgcaggcaaacatgtcaaattcatgtggactacggctcatctattcgtggttgacgtccgcgctgccccgctggcttttgtttttggcactttttcttttgttttgccttgcgactgtcatgcggcggtatgccttgcgagcgtacgaccgccgcaggactctaataaataaaagataagcgcgacaatatattcgcactgcggtgtgCACTCTGAAATAATAGTAATCTTCAACTGTTTAAAAATTAATCCTTTTTGTCATTTGCAGCGTTTAAACAGACACCAGTTTAAAAAGTATACTGACGCCACATATTAATTTATACTAAGCCAGTTTAGGATGAAATTatgttttccaagagtttcaatCTGTTGGCGGATGGCAACACAGATCGTATGAGTAAATATAATACAAATTTGATGACGTTTTGTTTTAGTGTGTACCTTTCTGACTTGTTTATATTTTTGAATTCGCTCTCGATCATTCTGAAAAATGTAACCGCGTGCCGTTGAGCAAGATTGTTTTTTCCAAAtcgttttttcaataaatacccgtGTATTCCGTAATAAACTGTGTGTTTTCCGATCGATCCGAAACCTGCCTCtgcccaacaggttatgggcccggCGGAGCAGTCGGATAAAGTGCGCGGGGTCGGTTTTTCCAAGTCGTTAAATTAGTGCGTCGCATTGTCGTGTCGGTTCGATTT contains:
- the LOC134284303 gene encoding large ribosomal subunit protein uL15-like, whose protein sequence is MVNLRQRKKTRKLRGHVSHGHGRIGKHRKHPGGRGNAGGMHHHRINFDKYHPGYFGKVGMRNFHLNRNHKYCPTINLTKLWSLVGEDKRIECKKDQTKVPVVDLVKFGYFKLLGTGHIPKQPIIVKAKFFSRKAENKIKMAGGACILRA